One genomic window of Paraburkholderia acidiphila includes the following:
- a CDS encoding mechanosensitive ion channel family protein, with protein sequence MPTLDDLSRFTDAPLHDWFGTLLVSALALVFAYAMHWAGGRVLLRIARPYPRVSVFLRYIRKPALAVLAILAIEFVWWQAPDTLRHIDGLRELCAFALIAAITWLSVRCAAAIGEAIIAAHPLDIADNLQARRIHTQARVLARTVMVLIIIVGVGAALMTFPNVRQIGASLLASAGVAGLVAGIAARPVLGNLIAGLQIALSQPIRLDDVVVIQGEWGRIEEITGTYVSVRIWDQRRLIVPLQWFIENPFANWTRSSSQIIGTVFLWLDYRMPLAPLREALARIVDGAPEWDRRVQVLQVTDANERAMQLRVLVSSRDSGLNFDLRCRVREGLLDFVNEHYPQFLPRARAEVSAELESSTGEVPSFVRRPARQAAASTAAHTEADPVTGTRVPGDSEEREAPVTESRRDGG encoded by the coding sequence ATGCCGACACTCGACGATCTCTCCCGTTTCACCGACGCGCCGTTGCACGACTGGTTCGGCACGTTGCTCGTGAGCGCGCTCGCGCTCGTTTTCGCGTACGCCATGCATTGGGCCGGTGGCCGCGTCCTGCTGCGCATTGCGCGCCCGTATCCGCGCGTCAGCGTGTTCTTGCGCTATATCCGCAAGCCGGCGCTGGCCGTGCTCGCCATCCTCGCGATCGAATTTGTCTGGTGGCAGGCGCCTGACACGCTCAGGCACATCGACGGCCTGCGCGAGTTGTGCGCGTTCGCGCTGATCGCCGCGATCACCTGGCTTTCGGTGCGCTGCGCGGCGGCGATCGGCGAAGCCATTATCGCCGCGCATCCCCTCGACATCGCCGACAACCTCCAGGCCCGCCGCATCCACACCCAGGCCCGCGTGCTCGCGCGCACGGTGATGGTGCTCATCATCATCGTGGGCGTGGGGGCGGCGCTCATGACCTTCCCGAATGTGAGGCAGATCGGCGCGAGCCTGCTGGCCTCGGCCGGCGTTGCCGGTCTCGTTGCCGGTATCGCGGCACGCCCCGTGCTAGGGAATCTGATTGCCGGTTTGCAGATCGCGCTGTCGCAGCCGATCCGGCTCGACGACGTCGTCGTGATCCAGGGGGAGTGGGGGCGCATCGAGGAAATCACGGGCACCTACGTTTCGGTGCGCATCTGGGACCAGCGGCGGCTCATCGTGCCGCTGCAGTGGTTCATCGAGAATCCGTTCGCGAACTGGACGCGCAGCAGTTCGCAGATCATCGGTACCGTGTTTCTCTGGCTCGACTACCGCATGCCGCTCGCGCCGCTGCGCGAGGCGCTCGCGCGCATCGTCGACGGCGCGCCCGAATGGGACCGCCGCGTGCAGGTTTTACAGGTCACCGACGCCAACGAGCGCGCCATGCAGTTGCGCGTGCTGGTGAGTTCACGCGACTCCGGCCTGAATTTCGATTTGCGCTGCCGCGTCCGCGAAGGGCTGCTCGATTTCGTCAACGAGCACTATCCGCAATTCCTGCCGCGTGCGCGCGCCGAGGTGTCGGCGGAACTCGAAAGCAGTACTGGCGAAGTGCCGTCGTTCGTGCGGCGCCCGGCGCGTCAGGCTGCGGCGAGCACGGCGGCCCATACCGAGGCGGATCCGGTGACGGGCACGCGCGTGCCGGGGGATAGCGAGGAACGGGAGGCGCCCGTGACGGAAAGTCGCCGCGACGGAGGCTGA
- a CDS encoding glycosyltransferase family 4 protein: MRIAQIAPLTESVPPKLYGGTERAVSYITEALVELGHDVTLFASGDSLTSAKLEPVWPRALRLDPGIRDRIAPHMLLMEMVRRQADQFDVLHFHMDYYSFSVFKRQETPFVTTLHGRLDLPEQQPVFDTFNTAPVISISNSQRQPMPQARWLRTVYHGLPEALYTPQPVEQRYLAFLGRISPEKRVDTAIRIAGRCGLPIRIAAKVDEADREYFERDIKPLLALPHVEYVGEINDSQKAEFLSGAHALLFPIDWPEPFGLVMIEAMACGTPVIAFNRGAVPEVVEEGVTGFIVEDEIGAVAAVNRISRVTRAGVRRRFEERFTSHRMAQEYVQAYEAVIRANKRSRFKVIDTSAS; encoded by the coding sequence ATGAGAATTGCGCAGATCGCCCCGCTGACCGAATCGGTCCCGCCGAAGCTCTATGGCGGCACCGAGCGCGCCGTGTCATACATCACCGAAGCGCTGGTCGAACTCGGGCACGACGTCACGCTGTTCGCGAGCGGCGATTCGCTCACGAGCGCGAAGCTCGAGCCCGTGTGGCCGCGCGCGCTGCGGCTGGACCCCGGCATTCGCGACCGCATCGCACCGCATATGCTCCTCATGGAAATGGTGCGCCGTCAGGCCGATCAGTTCGACGTGTTGCATTTCCATATGGACTACTACTCGTTTTCGGTGTTCAAGCGCCAGGAAACGCCGTTCGTGACGACGCTGCACGGTCGCCTCGACTTGCCCGAGCAGCAGCCGGTATTCGATACGTTCAACACCGCGCCCGTCATTTCGATCTCGAACTCGCAGCGTCAGCCGATGCCGCAAGCGCGCTGGCTGCGTACGGTGTACCACGGCCTGCCCGAGGCGCTTTATACGCCGCAGCCCGTGGAGCAGCGCTATCTTGCGTTTCTCGGCCGGATTTCGCCGGAAAAGCGCGTCGACACGGCAATACGCATTGCCGGCCGCTGCGGGTTGCCCATCCGCATTGCCGCCAAGGTCGACGAAGCCGACCGCGAGTATTTCGAGCGCGATATCAAGCCGCTGCTCGCGCTGCCGCACGTTGAATACGTGGGCGAGATCAACGACAGCCAAAAGGCCGAATTCCTCTCCGGCGCGCATGCGCTGCTGTTCCCGATCGATTGGCCGGAGCCGTTCGGCCTCGTGATGATCGAGGCGATGGCGTGCGGCACGCCCGTAATCGCGTTCAATCGCGGCGCGGTGCCGGAGGTGGTGGAAGAGGGCGTGACGGGCTTTATCGTCGAGGACGAAATTGGCGCCGTGGCGGCGGTGAACCGCATCTCGCGCGTGACGCGTGCCGGCGTGCGGCGCCGCTTCGAGGAGCGCTTCACTTCGCACCGCATGGCGCAGGAGTATGTGCAGGCGTACGAGGCGGTGATTCGCGCGAACAAGCGCTCGCGCTTCAAGGTGATCGATACGTCCGCGAGCTGA
- the otsA gene encoding alpha,alpha-trehalose-phosphate synthase (UDP-forming), with the protein MGRLIVVSNRVATPTETKGSAGGLAVGVFGALKDAGGVWFGWSGDVVSETVANAGPTLVEDGHVTFATVGLTRKDYDQYYRGFSNATLWPVFHYRNDLARYERDEYAGYRRVNAWLAHKLMKLIHPDDNIWVHDYHLIPFAEALRSEGVRNRIGFFLHIPFPSPQVLQTIPPHEELVRSLCCYDLLGFQTQNDQQAFHDYIAREAHGKVGMRADDPDHGEVEAYGRKLRTGVYRIGVFPDEIAEQAARYESRQHVLDLKQSLEGRKLIMSVDRLDYSKGLVERFHAFEQLLETSPEWRGKVTLVQIAPPTRSDVASYKVIREELEREAGRINGRYSGLDYTPIRYLSQQYDRWKLMSLFRESQIGYVTPLHDGMNLVAKEYVAAQNPDDPGVLVLSIFAGAAAELSGALLVNPHDAAGMSEALERALSMPLEERQARYQTNMEALRRNDLGVWRDSFLRDLAAVPQPR; encoded by the coding sequence ATGGGCAGACTGATAGTCGTCTCGAACCGCGTGGCGACGCCGACGGAAACCAAAGGCTCGGCGGGCGGGCTCGCGGTGGGCGTATTCGGCGCGCTGAAGGACGCGGGCGGCGTGTGGTTCGGCTGGAGCGGCGACGTGGTGAGCGAGACGGTGGCGAACGCGGGACCGACGCTCGTCGAAGACGGCCACGTCACCTTCGCGACCGTCGGCCTCACGCGCAAGGACTACGATCAGTACTACCGCGGGTTCTCGAACGCCACGCTGTGGCCGGTCTTCCACTACCGCAACGACCTCGCGCGCTACGAGCGCGACGAATACGCGGGCTACCGCCGCGTGAACGCGTGGCTCGCGCACAAGCTCATGAAGCTGATCCACCCGGACGACAACATCTGGGTCCACGACTATCATCTGATCCCGTTCGCCGAGGCGCTGCGCTCGGAAGGCGTGCGCAACCGTATCGGCTTCTTCCTGCATATTCCGTTTCCTTCGCCGCAGGTGTTGCAGACCATTCCGCCGCATGAAGAACTCGTCAGATCGCTGTGCTGTTACGACCTTCTGGGCTTCCAGACGCAGAACGACCAGCAGGCGTTTCACGACTACATCGCGCGCGAGGCGCACGGCAAGGTGGGAATGCGTGCGGACGACCCGGATCATGGCGAGGTCGAAGCGTATGGCCGCAAGCTGCGCACGGGTGTGTACCGCATCGGCGTGTTTCCGGACGAAATCGCCGAGCAGGCCGCGCGCTACGAAAGCCGCCAGCACGTGCTCGATCTCAAGCAGAGTCTGGAAGGGCGCAAGCTCATCATGAGCGTGGACCGGCTCGACTATTCGAAGGGGCTCGTCGAGCGTTTCCATGCGTTCGAGCAGTTGCTGGAAACGTCGCCCGAGTGGCGCGGCAAGGTCACGCTCGTGCAGATCGCGCCGCCCACCCGCTCGGACGTCGCAAGCTACAAGGTCATACGCGAGGAGCTGGAGCGCGAGGCGGGGCGTATCAACGGCCGCTATTCGGGCCTCGATTACACGCCGATCCGCTATCTGAGCCAGCAATATGACCGCTGGAAACTGATGTCGCTCTTTCGCGAATCGCAGATCGGCTATGTGACGCCGTTGCACGACGGCATGAACCTCGTCGCCAAGGAGTATGTGGCCGCGCAGAATCCCGACGATCCGGGCGTGCTCGTGCTTTCGATCTTCGCTGGCGCGGCGGCTGAACTCAGCGGCGCGTTGCTCGTGAATCCTCATGACGCGGCCGGCATGTCGGAAGCGCTGGAACGCGCGCTCTCGATGCCGCTCGAAGAGCGCCAGGCGCGCTACCAGACCAACATGGAGGCACTGAGGCGCAACGATCTGGGCGTGTGGCGAGACAGCTTCCTGCGCGATCTCGCGGCGGTGCCCCAGCCGCGCTGA
- a CDS encoding LysR substrate-binding domain-containing protein, giving the protein MQYAQLRAFHAVAEHGGFSRAAQALSLTQPAVSDHVKRLEQDFGVKLFERGPRGVELTELGRRLFAVTRQMVGCERDARRLLEAAGALESGELALTADAPDLAIKLIGAFRRRYPGVVIKLSIANATECMRRVLASEADAAITAARQVHSRLQARVLREEPLVAVVPAESPAAKKRRMTYEELVREPMVFRETHSVTQQLLEAELVRKGLQVQPVLYVDGREALQTAIAQGVGVGVIAHAEFGESRRIRMLPLVDCQVRMVESLTRLADTSSSNLLDALFATPLD; this is encoded by the coding sequence ATGCAATACGCGCAGTTGCGTGCTTTTCACGCGGTCGCCGAACACGGCGGGTTCTCACGCGCCGCGCAGGCGCTCTCGCTCACGCAGCCGGCCGTATCCGACCACGTGAAGCGGCTCGAACAGGATTTCGGGGTCAAACTCTTCGAGCGCGGGCCGCGCGGGGTGGAACTCACGGAACTCGGGCGGCGGCTCTTCGCGGTGACGCGTCAGATGGTGGGCTGCGAGCGCGACGCGCGGCGGCTGCTCGAAGCGGCAGGCGCGCTCGAATCGGGCGAACTCGCCCTCACCGCCGACGCGCCGGACCTCGCCATCAAGCTGATCGGCGCGTTCAGGCGGCGCTATCCCGGCGTGGTGATCAAGCTCTCGATCGCCAACGCGACCGAATGCATGCGCCGCGTGCTGGCGAGCGAAGCCGACGCCGCGATCACGGCCGCGCGCCAGGTGCACAGCCGGCTGCAGGCGCGCGTGCTGCGCGAGGAACCGCTAGTCGCGGTGGTGCCCGCGGAGAGCCCCGCCGCGAAAAAGCGCCGCATGACCTACGAGGAACTCGTGCGCGAACCCATGGTGTTTCGCGAAACGCATTCGGTCACGCAGCAATTGCTCGAAGCCGAACTCGTGCGCAAAGGCTTGCAGGTTCAGCCCGTGCTCTACGTGGACGGTCGCGAGGCGCTGCAAACGGCCATCGCGCAAGGCGTGGGCGTGGGTGTGATCGCGCATGCGGAATTCGGCGAGTCGCGGCGCATTCGCATGCTGCCGCTCGTGGACTGCCAGGTGCGCATGGTCGAATCGCTCACGCGCCTCGCCGACACGTCCTCGTCGAATCTGCTCGACGCGCTCTTCGCCACGCCGCTCGATTGA
- a CDS encoding phosphoribosyltransferase produces the protein MERPFTDRREAGRLLAGLLQAYAGRRDVIVLALPRGGVPVAYEIAQALHVALDVLPVCKLGLPWQAELAMGALSSNGAQYVDSSLVRSAGVSEAQLQSAMALARIELGRREVRYRGERAPLAVAGRVAIVVDDGMATGASLKAAALALATLGPARIVAALPVAPAGSQERLGGAVDEFVCARMPEAFYSVGQFYLDFDQVGDDTVRDLLALAAPDDANGEAPG, from the coding sequence ATGGAACGCCCCTTTACCGACCGCCGCGAGGCGGGCCGGTTGCTCGCCGGCTTGCTCCAGGCCTACGCGGGCAGACGCGACGTGATCGTGCTCGCGCTCCCGCGCGGCGGCGTGCCGGTAGCCTACGAAATCGCGCAGGCGCTGCACGTGGCGCTCGATGTTTTGCCCGTATGCAAGCTCGGCCTGCCCTGGCAGGCGGAACTCGCCATGGGCGCGCTGTCGTCGAACGGCGCGCAGTACGTGGACAGTTCGCTCGTGCGCAGCGCCGGCGTGAGCGAAGCGCAGCTGCAAAGCGCCATGGCGCTCGCGCGCATCGAGCTTGGCCGCCGCGAGGTGCGTTATCGGGGCGAACGTGCCCCGCTTGCGGTGGCGGGCCGGGTCGCCATTGTCGTCGACGACGGGATGGCCACCGGCGCGTCGCTCAAGGCAGCGGCGCTCGCACTCGCCACGCTTGGCCCCGCGCGCATTGTCGCGGCGCTTCCGGTCGCGCCCGCTGGCTCTCAAGAGCGCCTGGGCGGCGCCGTGGACGAATTCGTTTGCGCGCGCATGCCCGAGGCGTTCTACAGCGTCGGCCAGTTCTATCTGGACTTCGATCAGGTCGGCGACGACACCGTGCGCGACCTGCTGGCGCTTGCGGCGCCTGACGACGCGAACGGCGAGGCGCCGGGCTGA
- a CDS encoding Rap1a/Tai family immunity protein, which translates to MLRVLICAGAMALPLSAFAFTASDLNRLCTKTDVASRSACAAYIEGAADGIFNTIDAIGGTTGPRVGQYFCLPPDARSAQLTDAVRKYIADNPNVAGYNASTAISLGLGKAFPCKTGNGS; encoded by the coding sequence ATGCTGCGGGTTCTGATCTGTGCGGGCGCGATGGCGTTGCCGCTCTCCGCTTTCGCATTCACGGCAAGCGACCTCAACCGGCTCTGCACGAAGACCGACGTGGCTTCGCGCAGCGCCTGCGCTGCCTATATCGAAGGTGCCGCGGACGGCATCTTCAACACCATCGACGCCATCGGCGGCACTACCGGGCCGCGCGTGGGTCAATACTTCTGTTTGCCGCCCGACGCGCGCTCAGCGCAACTGACCGACGCAGTGCGCAAATACATCGCCGACAACCCGAACGTGGCCGGCTATAACGCCAGTACCGCCATTTCGCTCGGGCTCGGCAAGGCGTTTCCCTGCAAGACCGGCAACGGCAGTTAA
- a CDS encoding YciI-like protein — protein MHYLLMYELADDYLERRPEHRSAHLALAWAAVERGELLLAGAIADPVDNALLLFQGDSPAAAEAFARADPYVRSGLVKHWRVRPWQTVVGEAASNPVR, from the coding sequence ATGCATTACCTCTTGATGTACGAGCTGGCTGACGACTATCTCGAACGCCGCCCCGAACACCGCAGCGCACATCTAGCGCTCGCATGGGCCGCCGTGGAGCGCGGCGAGCTGCTGCTCGCGGGAGCGATTGCCGATCCCGTGGACAACGCGCTGCTGCTTTTTCAGGGCGACAGCCCGGCCGCCGCCGAAGCGTTCGCGCGCGCCGACCCGTATGTGCGCTCGGGGCTCGTGAAGCACTGGCGCGTGCGGCCCTGGCAAACGGTGGTGGGCGAAGCGGCTTCGAACCCCGTGCGATAA
- a CDS encoding BPSL1445 family SYLF domain-containing lipoprotein produces the protein MSASRFILKASVAIAVGAAALSGCTTTGSQAPNSATNASRADSINADVDATLSRLYQTVPGSRELVGKARGILVFPRVIQAGIGVGGEHGDGALRVGGSTVGFYSTSSASIGATLGVQSKSVIYLFMTEDALAKFRNSNGWSAGGDASVALVKVGANGSIDTTTATKPVEVFVLTNSGLIGDLSLGGTKITRLDL, from the coding sequence ATGTCCGCATCTCGCTTCATTTTGAAGGCTTCTGTCGCGATCGCCGTCGGCGCTGCGGCACTCTCGGGCTGCACGACCACCGGCAGCCAGGCTCCCAACTCCGCGACCAACGCATCGCGCGCCGATTCGATCAATGCGGATGTCGACGCTACGCTTTCGCGCCTCTATCAGACGGTGCCAGGCTCGCGCGAGCTGGTCGGCAAAGCGCGCGGCATCCTCGTGTTTCCGCGTGTGATCCAGGCGGGCATCGGCGTGGGCGGCGAGCACGGCGACGGCGCGCTGCGCGTGGGCGGCAGCACGGTGGGCTTTTACAGCACCTCGTCGGCTTCGATCGGTGCAACGCTCGGCGTGCAGTCGAAGTCCGTCATCTATCTGTTCATGACGGAAGACGCGCTCGCGAAATTCCGCAACTCGAACGGCTGGTCGGCAGGCGGCGACGCATCGGTCGCGCTCGTGAAGGTCGGCGCGAACGGCTCGATCGACACCACCACGGCTACCAAGCCCGTGGAGGTCTTCGTGCTCACCAACAGCGGGTTGATCGGCGACCTCTCGCTCGGCGGCACGAAGATCACGAGGCTCGACCTCTAA
- a CDS encoding AAA family ATPase: protein MLTTLAIANYRSLRELIVPLGALNVVTGPNGSGKSNLYRALRLLALTARGGVIPSLAREGGLQSTLWAGPERFSRAVAAGEYAVQGTVRKDAVSLRLGFAGDAFGYAIDLGLPLPSSTSQFSLDPVIKRECIWSGPILRPSALLVDRQGPMIRIRDASGEWTTLAQPVASFDSMMTEYADPRSAPEMIAVREQIRSWRFYDHFRTDEHASARQVQIGTHSPVLADDGANLAAALQTIREIGDGEALDTAIGDAFPGARVEIANHEGRFEVALRQEGLLRPLRGAELSDGTLRYLLLAAALLSPRPPGLLVLDEPETSLHPDLLPSLARLIARASQHSQVIVVSHAARLVAALEREAASQSVVLERRLGATGFADPDTLDVPAWKWPAR from the coding sequence ATGCTGACTACGCTCGCTATCGCCAATTACCGCTCGCTGCGCGAACTCATCGTGCCGCTTGGCGCGCTCAACGTCGTGACCGGCCCGAACGGCAGTGGCAAGTCGAATCTCTATCGCGCGCTGCGCCTGCTCGCGCTTACGGCGCGTGGCGGTGTGATTCCTTCGCTGGCGCGCGAGGGCGGCTTGCAATCCACGCTTTGGGCGGGCCCCGAGCGCTTCTCGCGAGCGGTCGCGGCGGGTGAATACGCGGTGCAAGGCACGGTGCGCAAGGATGCGGTGAGCCTGCGCCTTGGCTTCGCGGGCGACGCCTTCGGCTACGCGATCGATCTGGGATTGCCGCTGCCTTCGTCCACTTCGCAGTTTTCGCTCGACCCGGTCATCAAGCGCGAGTGCATCTGGAGCGGACCGATCCTGCGGCCTTCGGCGTTGCTCGTGGACCGACAGGGGCCGATGATCCGCATCCGCGACGCTTCGGGCGAATGGACGACGCTCGCGCAGCCCGTAGCCAGCTTCGACAGCATGATGACCGAGTACGCCGACCCGCGCAGCGCGCCTGAAATGATCGCCGTGCGTGAGCAGATCCGCTCGTGGCGTTTCTACGACCACTTCCGCACCGACGAGCACGCGAGCGCACGCCAGGTGCAGATCGGCACGCATTCGCCAGTGCTCGCCGACGACGGCGCCAACCTCGCCGCCGCGCTGCAAACGATCCGCGAGATCGGCGACGGCGAGGCGCTCGATACCGCGATCGGCGACGCCTTTCCGGGCGCACGCGTGGAGATCGCGAATCACGAAGGCCGCTTCGAGGTGGCGCTGCGCCAGGAGGGGCTATTGCGGCCGCTGCGCGGCGCGGAACTCTCGGACGGGACCTTGCGTTACCTGCTGCTCGCGGCGGCGCTGCTGAGCCCGCGGCCGCCAGGCCTGCTGGTGCTCGACGAGCCCGAAACAAGCCTGCACCCGGACCTGCTGCCGTCGCTCGCGCGGCTCATCGCGCGGGCGTCGCAGCACTCGCAGGTCATCGTGGTCTCGCATGCGGCGCGGCTCGTGGCGGCGCTGGAGCGTGAGGCGGCCAGCCAGTCGGTCGTGCTCGAGCGGCGCCTCGGCGCAACCGGGTTCGCCGATCCGGACACGCTCGACGTGCCGGCGTGGAAATGGCCCGCCAGGTAG
- the phnX gene encoding phosphonoacetaldehyde hydrolase, whose protein sequence is MKHVKAVIFDWAGTVVDYGSRAPMGAFVETFEQFGVPVTIDEARGPMGMAKRPHIAALMALPRVAAAWEARYGHAPGEADIDAVYDVFVPKNVAVAAQYSDVIPGVAAVTAALRADGVRIGSTTGYTREIIDQIVPGARAQGFEPDSIVCTGDTPEGRPSPYMIYRTLPQLGVWLARDAIKVDDTEVGIEEGINGGTWAVGVAVSGNAFGLTEEEVHALAPDEFARRRAAAVERLRAAGAHYVIDSVADLLPVVNEIESRLARGERP, encoded by the coding sequence ATGAAACACGTCAAGGCAGTGATCTTCGACTGGGCCGGCACCGTGGTCGACTACGGTTCGCGCGCGCCAATGGGCGCCTTCGTCGAGACCTTCGAGCAGTTCGGCGTGCCGGTCACGATCGACGAGGCGCGCGGGCCGATGGGCATGGCCAAGCGCCCGCACATCGCGGCGCTGATGGCGTTGCCGCGCGTCGCGGCGGCCTGGGAAGCGCGCTACGGCCACGCGCCGGGCGAGGCCGATATCGACGCCGTGTACGACGTCTTCGTACCGAAGAACGTTGCCGTCGCCGCGCAGTACAGCGACGTCATTCCAGGCGTGGCGGCTGTGACCGCCGCGCTGCGCGCCGACGGCGTGCGTATCGGCTCGACCACGGGCTACACGCGCGAGATCATCGACCAGATCGTGCCGGGCGCACGGGCGCAGGGTTTCGAGCCGGACAGCATCGTTTGCACCGGCGACACGCCCGAGGGCCGGCCTTCGCCCTACATGATCTACCGCACGTTGCCGCAACTCGGCGTGTGGCTCGCGCGCGATGCGATCAAGGTGGACGACACCGAAGTCGGCATCGAAGAGGGCATCAACGGCGGCACGTGGGCGGTTGGCGTTGCCGTGAGCGGCAACGCCTTCGGCCTGACCGAGGAAGAAGTCCACGCGCTCGCGCCCGATGAGTTCGCACGCCGCCGCGCCGCGGCCGTGGAACGTCTGCGCGCGGCGGGCGCGCACTACGTGATCGACAGCGTCGCCGACCTGTTGCCCGTGGTGAACGAGATCGAATCGCGGCTTGCCCGCGGCGAGCGGCCGTAA
- a CDS encoding PsiF family protein, with amino-acid sequence MKMQSVIAAIVLGGVLAAPAFAQTAAPAAPAANSQQNKMKACNTQAGDKKGDDRKAFMKQCLSAAGVPAPTMTQQERMKACNTQAGDKKGDDRKAFMKTCLSTKS; translated from the coding sequence ATGAAGATGCAATCCGTCATTGCTGCAATCGTGCTGGGCGGCGTGCTCGCCGCGCCGGCGTTCGCGCAAACCGCGGCGCCCGCTGCGCCCGCGGCGAATAGCCAGCAGAACAAGATGAAGGCGTGCAACACTCAGGCCGGCGACAAGAAAGGCGACGACCGCAAGGCTTTCATGAAGCAGTGTCTTTCGGCTGCCGGCGTTCCGGCTCCGACGATGACCCAGCAAGAAAGAATGAAGGCGTGCAACACCCAGGCCGGCGACAAGAAGGGCGACGACCGCAAGGCTTTCATGAAGACCTGCCTCTCGACGAAGAGCTAA
- a CDS encoding 2-aminoethylphosphonate--pyruvate transaminase: MTTPAEPYLLTPGPLTTAASTKAAMQRDWGSWDADFRAMTAQLRAALLQIAGDEHGEYDCVPLQGSGSYCVEAMLGSFVPRDGHALVLANGAYGKRIATTLRYLGRQHTVHDTGDYLPPRAADVERLLVANPDITHVVVVHCETSSGILNPIEEIAAVTAREGRRLLIDSMSAFGAVPLDVRTLPCDAFVSSANKCIEGVPGFGFVIAKKEVLNSAKGGSHSLALDIYDQWDVMNRTGQWRFTPPTHAVAAFIEALRLHALEGGQPGRLARYAHNRDVLVDGMHGLGFEPLLTEAWRSPIIVTFFSPADPAFDFTRFYELMKAQGFIIYPGKLTSVESFRIGCIGALDESVMRRVVAACGEALRSLGVASAAPAPVDLGAREALAA, translated from the coding sequence ATGACCACCCCCGCAGAGCCGTATCTCCTGACCCCCGGACCGCTCACCACCGCGGCCTCGACCAAGGCCGCGATGCAACGCGACTGGGGATCGTGGGACGCCGACTTCCGCGCCATGACCGCGCAGTTACGCGCCGCGCTGCTCCAGATCGCGGGCGACGAGCACGGTGAATATGACTGCGTGCCGTTGCAGGGCAGCGGCAGCTATTGCGTCGAAGCGATGCTCGGCAGCTTCGTGCCGCGCGACGGCCACGCGCTCGTGCTCGCCAACGGCGCGTATGGCAAGCGCATCGCGACGACGCTGCGCTACCTCGGCCGCCAGCACACCGTGCACGATACCGGCGACTACCTGCCGCCGCGCGCCGCAGACGTCGAGCGCCTGCTGGTCGCGAATCCGGACATCACGCATGTCGTCGTCGTGCATTGCGAGACCAGCTCGGGCATTCTGAACCCGATCGAGGAGATCGCGGCCGTGACGGCGCGCGAGGGGCGGCGGCTCCTGATCGACTCGATGAGCGCGTTCGGCGCCGTGCCGCTCGACGTGCGCACGCTGCCTTGCGACGCGTTTGTCTCGTCGGCGAACAAGTGCATCGAGGGTGTGCCGGGCTTCGGCTTCGTGATCGCAAAAAAAGAAGTCCTAAACAGTGCAAAGGGGGGGAGCCACTCGCTCGCGCTGGACATCTACGATCAGTGGGACGTCATGAACCGCACCGGGCAGTGGCGCTTCACGCCGCCTACGCACGCGGTGGCCGCCTTCATCGAGGCGTTGCGGTTGCACGCGCTCGAAGGCGGTCAGCCGGGACGCCTTGCGCGCTACGCGCACAACCGCGACGTGCTCGTCGACGGCATGCACGGGCTCGGCTTCGAGCCGCTGCTGACCGAAGCGTGGCGCTCGCCCATCATCGTCACCTTCTTCTCGCCCGCCGATCCCGCCTTCGACTTCACGCGTTTCTACGAGCTGATGAAGGCACAGGGTTTCATCATTTATCCGGGCAAGCTGACCAGTGTGGAGAGCTTTCGCATCGGCTGCATCGGCGCGCTCGACGAAAGCGTCATGCGCCGCGTCGTGGCCGCGTGTGGCGAGGCGCTGCGCTCGCTCGGCGTGGCGAGTGCCGCGCCCGCGCCGGTCGATCTCGGCGCGCGCGAAGCGCTTGCCGCTTGA